From the genome of Prunus persica cultivar Lovell chromosome G8, Prunus_persica_NCBIv2, whole genome shotgun sequence:
AATGGCTCGGAAGTGATGCATTGTTTGTTGATTTGGCATGTTTCAAAGGACCAGATTGATTACTATTTGATGTCCCTGACGCTTGATGTTGGCCCAGAGGGAAAGTGATAGTATGTCCATGCTGCAATCAAAAAAAGTATAGATAAACTTTTAAAACCATACTCATAGAAACTGATTAAAATGCAGTTAGAAGACATTCCTCTCGACCAAATAGTGTAATgcagatgatgaagacatACCATTTCATTTCCATCAGAGGCAGGAGCTTGCTGAACTGCAAGATGCTTTCTCTTTAAGGTTTCTGTGAAATTGGCAGCCTCAGAGATTTTACCGTTTCCACTATGACCTTGAAAGTTTGACACGCCCTGCTCATGTTCCTGTGATTGCTGAAGATTCAAACCTGGTAAGCTTCCAAGCATTGGGTTTCCAACGACTATGTTTTCTGCAGGCAATATGACTTTGAAGATGTCTGGCTTGGTGCCACGTAGAGGAGCAGAACCAGTTTCTGCTGGCCAGAAATTGTTCGTCTTTGTAACCTTCTGATGCAAGCAAATGTTGTGAGCAATGTAATGGTGGGTTGCACATCTCTTTCGCCGTGGCTGAGACAGAAGGGAATTTGCAGGCTGCATTTTACACaacagaaaattcaaaacttaaactattttgataaataaaagcaaacgAAAAAATAGAAACCTGTAGTGTGGTGGATGATCCCATGGCCAAGGGCACTGAGCTAGAATGAGCTGAAAAAATAGAGATCAACAAATTAAGTGTCCACCTTTAAAGCAATCAGACAGATTCATTCAGCTGGATAAACAAGACCAAATTTAGGCGTTGAATTACCAATTTTCTCCAGTTTCGGATTCGGAACGACATCTTTAGGCTGCTGTTTTTTACCTTGGTGTTGTAATTTACCGTCACTATCTTGATTTGGGTTCTCATTAAACTTTTCCTTACTTGtctccatcttcttctcaTCTACTTTCTCAATCACAGCTTCCTCAACATATTTTTCCaccttttcttcattcttaACCAAAATTTCCATCTTCtgcatcaaaacaaaatagaGTCACAGTATGAAAGCAGAACCAAGAGCATTGTAAAGAACTGACGGATTGAGTCTGCTTACCATTTCTACATCTTGAGGCAGAGGTTTAGGATCAGATGCAAAATCAGACAAGTCCTCCTTCTCCATGGGAGGAGGAGCCTGTTCAAAAAAGGCAAAACTCTTCagcaaattagaaaaaaatctACCAATGTAAATATAAGCAGAAGGGCAGAACAAACCAGAAGCCTCaccatcaaatcaaatttgaacatgtcctctctcttgctctcaaGCTTCGACCCAGTTGAAATGCTGACCAATTTCAcccatcaaaacaaacaaaattaatcagatttctttttttttttgaggctGCATCATTAATTGGATATTTCTCAGTGacacaatcaatcaaaataaaaaagagacaaAGAAAAGATTCTTTGATGCTCACGCTTTTGTCCCTGTCAAATCCTCCCAAGACAATTCAACTTTTGGGAGGATGCTTTTTCCCTCTTCCATGAATGGTTTGGCATCTTCCTTCTGCGACTCTATGGACCCAGATGCTCCTTCATCACAACCCGTATGGTGAACCGGGTTGCACAGTTCCCCGTTTGATTTCGGCGAACAAGTTTCAAACTTTTCCGGTTGGTCACTTTTTTCAAAGACAccagcttcagaaactgaacTGTCCTGAACCGCCATTAAAGCACTCTCACCCTCCACTTTCTTGTCCTTGAGCTCTGCAACTGCGAACCagggaaaatggaaaaatcattAGAATCATCGCTGAAACGAGAAAGTGCAGACAGGGATGTAACCCAAGTCTTGAAATCGTCGCTAATACCATTTCTATCTTTAGCTTCGAGATTCAAAGTAGAGTTTTTGATATTATCCTGGTCCTTGGAGCTCTTGGATTGCTTCATCAGCCCGAGAACCTCAGCGATCTCAATCTCAATATCCTCTTCGACAGGCTCAGAAGATTTAGACGACTTCGGAGGCCGAATCTTGGGTCCATTTGGCTTCtgcataatatcaatttaCAAGCTCAAAATCTCAAACTTTTCCCTTAACTTCATCAAAACTATaacttttatgaaaaataatagaaCAGAGAACTAACCATCTTCTTCCTCGCTGAAACATTAGAAAAAGATAGCGAGGCGGCTTTTACGCTCAGTTGCTGAAGACTCTCTTCTTCCCCAGCTCCTCCATAATTCCCAGAAGAAGCATATTCATGCGACCTTTTTCCAGAAGCTGCAAAAAGACATCAAATTTACAAACTAActaaaaaaacagagcaagGCCCAAAAGAACAGCACCAAACAGAGAAGAACATAGGGGAAGCTAATCAGCTACATTTGGGTATTGGTGTACCTGAGCGAGCTTTTCTGGGCACTGCAACTCCGATCATTTCATGGGCAACCATCAACTGCGGAGCTTGCTCATCGGAATAGCCGACGCTCCCTTCTTCAGTGCTCTCGTGACCTTGATCTCCTCTGACCCTCCTCTGTTTTGTGCTCTGCTCTCTCATACTTCTCTTGTTGTTGGGTCGCTCGCGTAACTTGAGAAATCCATTGCTTGCTGCCATGCTTGGCCTTCTTGCTTCTCTACTTCTCTCCATGATGATATATTCTCTCCCCCTTCTCCCTTCTCATAAAATCATCAAGCTCAAAAAGACGGGAGACAGAGACTCacttttctctctgttttgctTGGCTGTATTTGTAAACGCATACATAGATACAAATATGCCCCATGCATTGAGAATTGTATATATCATTGTATTTGATATTTCTCCAATGCTACCAGAGAGATAACCTGGATTCGATATCAATGGCCCTTCTTTTGCAATTATTAAGTCgttgttattatttttctgtattttttttataaatattttattatttaagacAAGAATAGGAGGAGGTGGTGATGGATGGACGAATTATTTtagggtcatgctagggagaccaactttagataccaacttgtgtaccaactctctaatagaggtggagcccaccaatacaatgggtcccacactctattagagagctggtacacaagttggtatctaaagttggtctccctagcattttccattattttatcGAGGAAAGATGCAGATCAAAGCAAACATTagtttaaaagataaaataaagaaaaaaaatataataaagtaCAATCAGTATCATCATCTGTATACATTCTATAATGGCTGCACACGTtaacttctttctttaatttaaattaagcTAGTCTTCTTTtagttaattaaataattaatgaagAGTACTAAAATTAAAAGCATGCCTCTTTGGCTTGTCAATCCTTTGTATTTTGATTTGAGTATGCAACTCTAGGAAACTAAGCAAAAGGAATCCATCCACTTGCCCAACAACAGAAAAAGTCATATTTTACTccctttgattttctttaatgaaaaaataatgaaagaaaCAGCCTTTGTTTATTCAATAAGATATAGTATTTCTAGGGATATCAACTACTATAAAACAGTTTTTTAGTCGTttttataatgtttttttttttcccttaatgCCAAAGTAGGTCGAGTAAGCGCGTAGACTAATCTGACTGCTAATGCATGTGAGTGTCGCAATATATCAATAGTTATAATCATTCATACGTATGTGACTGACTATAGGTTAGAAACTGTCATTTCATTAGTAACTTTAGTAGTATTGTTGTTTCATAATTGGTTCATAAGATTAAAAGGTAAAACCTACCTAAAAGTGATTTGTGGAATAgggagttttttgtttttgagacTATTGTAATTTGACTTCAGCTTACCCTCAATTGTTTTTAAGCATAAACTAATAATATGCTTGTACAACTAAACCAATATTAAAACTGATTTAGTGGGGAAAGAACAATTGTATTTAGTAGGTCAAGACAAGCTGATCCTTCCCAGTGGCACTTTATTAACTAAATGCAAtataaaataacaattaattaaataatcagATCCAGAGTGCGAGTTGTTTGGATCGacaaaaaatcatatttttttttattgtgtgGATGGaattgttatttgttttgataaaataaaaaattgttatttGCTAAGGTGGCAGGCATTTTGATGTTCCACATACTACAAAGGACTTTCGGGAAGGTAATGAGTTAATAATAAGCACCTCACAGCTTccaatcaaaaaataataaataaataagcatctcatctcatctcacAGCTAGTCGTGGAGGTCACCATggtcaaagaaaataatattttagaatttaataacaaaaaaaatagagtttTTAATTGAGTGAAGAATTCATGGTTGGTTTGGGGGTTAGAACTTAGAGGAGGAGACtgaatataattatttaattaagttTTTGAGATGAGATCGAGAACTCAGGACAAAtattcaaagttcaaactcaAATGTTAGGTTTCTgacttttggtttctttacaaaattttatacaaatgTTGGGTTTCACTTTCATCTTTCAAAACAAGCATGCAATTGCAAccctttttaatttcttaattcCATGCAGGGCCAACCTTTATCAATTGAAAAATCTCGTCCAGGAATGATCTAATGCCTGCCCCagtactttatatatatatatacaaaaactTCACCTGGGTGTTCTTTTGTAATGATTATATGAACTGTTGCAAGACATCAATGGTGCTTGAAAATGTTCCCAATATGATTTTCCTCTTCATGTTTTCCTGGTTGTGAAAACAGAGCATACAGAAaatgattgtgttttttttccctctggGTAAGTCGGTTGATAACCAAAATTATTGAAAGCAAAGAGAAGTATGTTATCTTCTCTTGCACGGGTAAAATCAGCTTGTTCATAAATTGAACTCAAAAGGGTGCAATGCATTGCAAAGGAAAAAGGTGGTGTACAATTATTCCTCATTAAATTTTCATCCTTTGTTGGTTGGAAGTTTCTAAGAAATTGCATGTAGAAATCGAATTTAGAAAAGCACAATGAGATGGGACCTATagccctttttttgtttttcgttttatcttctgtatatatattttggagGGTAGGGTTAGTGGGCTTCTAGGGTAGTGTGTTTTCAAATCGAAAGATGGGACAAATGACATGTTATGACTTGGATAAGGAAAAGTACTTCCCCCACCTCGTCGCATTCATCATTCTTTCTatctctttccttctttaaCAAGTGACATGAAGAAAGAGATAAAACGCGGACAATGCAACGGAGTATGGAAGTTTTTCTCATAGATTAGAGCCCAGTTCAAAGAACATAAAATAGTGGAACTGAATATTgaaattttgacttttaaCATCTTTAATATAATGATCATTGCCACCCACAGAGAAGTTGAGATATTAATGTGGTGCACGCTTCTAATTGAAAAGCCTTGCATAACATGGCATATTTTTCACGTAaccttaaaaacaaaatgtctGGTTATCTCAAAAGGTGCTTTGTAAGGGTGAGGTATAGACAGCACTGCAAATTATCCGCACAAAAAACAGAAGGTTTGTTGGAGATAGAAGCTCAACCATTTACATCAGTGCATGAACAATCACTAAACCTTCAGCAATTCCTGAAACACGATTGCAAATTATGTTAAACTTCAATAACGACTTAGGTTAAAATGAGAATCAAATGGAGAAactaccttttctttttgtttgaagaCGGTATCAAGCTTCTTCACATACTCATCTGTCAATTTctgcataaagaaaaaaggtgaGCGTCGTATTTTACAGGAACAGAACTGTTTTAAATGATAAGTTTAGAAAATGTATCTTCTACTGTAACCTTTGaaatcaaaacccaaccaCTCATGAAACAAGAAATTGGTGCGTGAAATGTCCACAAAAGATGGCTAAGAAACAAATCCGTCAGTTGGCTTCTTTATGCAAACCACAATACCTAGTTTAGTTGGCTTAATGATACCGTGGTGCATTGAATGTGGTCCAGCAGCATACTAGATAATCAACTAAACAAAAGATTTAAATTACCTGCAAATCACTAGATAAGTCTTTGACATTATCTTCAGAGAGCTTTTTGTccttttagaaaaacaaaaaagcttaTGTCAATAAGGAATCTAAAAGTAAAATGGTgctggaaaaataaaagaaacaaaggggGGCCCCAAAGGCAATGCCAGGAAgcgagaaagaaagagaggttGCAGGAGTGGGTTTTAAGATTCAAACCTTCTCAAGTTTGTCGAGAGCTTTTAAAGCATCTCTTCTGATGTTCCTCAATGCCACCTATAACGATTGAGTAATAGGTCTTTCAGAAGAACAAGATCAATCACTTTAAAGTATAAATGTTAATATAGGAAGTTTTAAAATGCATTAATTGCTCCGTGCTTTTACTTCAATATGGTGCCATGATTAGAGCTCACCACGAACAACTGAACTGAAGGACGGGAAAGGGAGCTGGGGTTGGGGGTCAATTATTTAGTATATCAATTTGTGGGATTTGGTTAAGCATGTGTACAACACAGCCAAAACCATCAAActctgaaaatattaattactTATAATTCACAAACTAAAGAAGGAGAGTTTTCTCCAACTATCAACCAAAGATACTACTGTACCTTTCCTTCTTCGGTCTGTTTTGCCACTACTTTTGACAATTCCTGCATGGAATAAAAAAGGAGCACATATTAAAGAACGTGACTGATTATTGTGCATCATCAGAAAACAGaatgtttctgtttttttttttttcctataatGATTTTGTCACCACTGCCTGTACAACGAAGCATGGCTTCTATCATGTTGAATATTTTTAGGAATTCCATATAATTTGTACCAAGATTACAGCTAATTCTCAATGTAtgataaaattaaaggaatatgcttttcataaaacaattaCAAAAGCAAGCTATTAAGCCAAATACTAGAAGTCTCAACCTTTAAAAACTGATATAGTAAAGTAGAACTTGCAtagtcaattaaaaaatataagggTCAAATCATGGAGATATACCAAAGCTCCTAATAATCTCGTCATCTTCAACTATGACATTCCACCACAACCAAAAATGTGcgtgaatgtgtgtgtgtgtgtgtgtgtgagagagagagagagagagagagagagagagagggaagtgTCATGAGGTATGATCTCTAGAGTGTAAACATACAATTTACTGCATCTCAGTATATGTAGATTGGCCAAAGCAACAGGAAGAGCTGAAAATCCCTTAGctcatttatataataaatcaaAGATTAAAGATGAGAAATACCTTCCTTCTTTCTGCTGTAAGTTGAGGTAGGGTCAACCGAATCACTTCTCCATCATTATTTGGAGTTAAACCAAGATCAGAGCTAACTATGGCCTTCTCTATAGCCTTTAAGCTGAAAAAGAGGTTATAACaattaaaagaaaggaaaaaaaaaatttaactaatCAAATGATCAATTGATCCCAAATGCATTCTTCCAATAGAAATAACTAGCTCAAACATCgatgtttctttttggtatCAGAGAGAAGGCAATAAAGAATCACTGGGAAAATCACCTGATTCTATAATTTTACCATGTACTTCGTCTACTTATTGTGCATAGATACAGAGAAAATCTTAAACGAGCTCCTATCAGAGAAAGCGGTAGCCCGCTAGCTAGTTTTCAGCTGGGTTTTATGTCAGTCAATAATGTCTCTCCTCCTCtgattttggaaaaaatttaGCAGTGACCATTCCAAAGCAGACAAGTGGCTATTGCATGACTGGGAATGCAGCATAGCGCACTGGTCTTCAATGAATCCTACTAGTATCGTGTCTTTAGTTTATGAAATACCTGGATTTATCATATGGCTGAACCAAGAAGGAACTTGCATCAGGAGAACTAATTTGAGCAATGGTCTTCAAGCCAACGGGGCTTCCATAGTATTCAACCTAGAAAAGTATTGTATTATAACTATTCTTAGAGCAAAAATAACAGCACCATGTCTTCAATCTATACAAAAATGAATTACAAAAGTAGCTAGACAAACCCTAAATTAAGTCATACCTCAATCTTGTCCAGCATGGCTGGGCTTGCCCTCCCTGTCCGAATAGAATTGAAATTGGACCGTACCAGTTCGATAGTCTTTTCCATCCTTCCTTTCTGAAATATAACTTACATTCTCAATACAAGTTGTTTCTTCCTGACTCCATGAAAAATCCAAAGAGCCTAAAATCTCCCCAACCCAATCACACACTAcgtattttaataaaagaagCCATAGACAAACTTACAGCATCTTTTTTTATCAAAGACTTCTCTGCTTCTATTTCTtcaatagtggcagcccttacAGTTCCAGCTCTGGATATGTCAACCGAAAGGAAAtatgaaagagaagaaaaaaattttgattggaAGGCAAACATATACCTACTACACAACCACTAACTCAAAGCAATTACATAAACCATAGTGGTAGCACCACACAGCCCAAATCTCCATTGCATTCACAAATTGCAAGGATAACATCAATGACTATGGAGAGTCAGAGAATAGATTCATTTTGAGTGTATTGTTGTCAAATGTTAAGCCAACAATTGCATTCATATCCCAACTTTTAGTCCCATGCTGACAACAGAAACCAGAGTATAATTCTTTGGCACAAATAAAACTTGCCTCTTTTGCAACAATTGCTTCTTGACAACAATAGGATTACCAGAAAACTTCATGGAACCATCCTGAGATCCTACATAACTAACAGTTGAGCTCCATGAGCATACATTAACCGTTATGGGCTGGCATTTCTTACAAACCGGTCCTCCGCCAAAGGAGTCTGCAAAAATGTCAACTTTTAGAGCATTTAGCATGCGAAACAAAAATGACCATCAAACATAAACGAAGTTACAAACTCAGCCCACTAACACTAAGCTATGCAGTTTTCCTACTGAACTCCAAAAGGGCCCCTTCGAAATTGAATCATTGGCTTTTATATTTGGAGAGCAAGTCATAAAGCTCATCAATTACCACTAATTAGAATGCAATGAATCCATAAAATGGTTGATGGGTTATGTACCTCGAACGGAGAGGAGGGTTTTGGGAGGGTTTTGCGTGGGTTGGAGGAAGAAGCGTACAGGGGTTGCAGGAGAGAAGTGGGTCGCCATGAAAGCCGAAGACTGGTATTCTGAGCGAAACTGTTGGGGCTGCGATATTTTTATGTAAGAAATATAATAACCCACTAAAGTAGTGACTGTGGTAAAGGGCAGAATAGGCAGGCAATGGGTCTTCAGCCTGTCAACGGGATGACAATGAACACTGAGGAGGGAGAGTGTTCGCTATTTTCAGGGGCTGTGGATAAGCATTTTCCTCTGctcattttattttgggacttgtttgttttcttggatTAGAATGTCATAATCAAACACTGGATAGAGATATCCTCCACTGGTTCCAGAGTAAACTATAACTAGAGGAAGTGCGTTTGCACATCGAGGCCCACAATAATTTGACTGGTTAAAGAGGCCGGACTTTGGACATTAGAGGGTTTGAAGATGGGCCAGAGTTCTATGTGGAGGTAGCTTGGGCTGGGTTGGGGTAGGCTTGATATTTCTGCAAACTCAAGATGGGCTTTAAAATTGTCAGAAATTTCTAAATGAACTCGTTTTCGACccatttatgtttttcttattaCGTTGAGATCCAAACTTggtgcttttggttttttgataGTAGATgcttctataaaataaaagcaccCTAAAAGAGAATAAAAGACAACTAAACCATCTGAAACAAGAGCGTAATCTTTAATAAAGATTTGCGGCTTGAATCAAAtataggaaaacaaaagaaaaagaagaaagtcttaaagatgaaacattcaaaatccCATAAATTGTCCGTGATTAAATAAAgtgataaaatacaataagTCGAAGtaaaatgataaaacaattatatatataaaaattaaaatacaaaacccATCTTCTGAATATGGCAGTTACCCCACTCCTCCCACCCCTCCaccccttttccttttctttttttttcatttgttttaataattaatgcTAATAAATAATACACATAACaattaaacatatatattaaacTTCTTCTAAACTTGGCAAATAGTAAATGATACGAACAAAGAAAGAATCACAAAGGCCGCTTATGTCAAGCCACATTTATtgcctttttttaatacaaattcTTCTTAAATTCAAGATAATGTGGatttggtgaagaagaagaatgctaAAAAAAATCACAGAATGAAGATGCTCTGGATTTAATGGACGCGCCAGATCAAACCATCAAAAGATTGCCTtcgtaattaaaaaaaattaattaccattttttgatttaatttccTGAATTTGCACCTCGCTCTagcactatatatatacacgttCACTTGCAACGTTTTCTTCACGAGTGCCTTCAAGTTCAACAACCATACATATCTACTACTTTATTCATCTCTCTTCTAAAAAAAGCTCTGTGACTTTCTTAGGTTGGTGGTCAGCCATGGCTTTTGCTAAGAATTCAATGCTTTTTTTCATGGTTATGGCTTTGTTTGGGGTCTGTTTTGGGACTGTGTACAAGGTGGGTGACTCTAACGGCTGGACAGACAAAGGCAGTGTTAGTTACAAGGATTGGGCATCTACTAAGAACTTCGTTGTTGGAGACACTATCGGTAAGTGTtttccccccttttttttttctaatgttATATGGGTTTTAGCATGCTTTACAATTAACAACTTCTAATAAAAGGTAGGGTTCTCTGTACCCTCTTATATTTTGTGTGGATTCTTTCCTTGTTTTATTGAAAACTTATCGTGAATTCAAATTGTATGGACAACAATTGATGAATTTAACCGTGTGAAATAGACTCGAGAAACCCTTTTTATATCTAGATAGATACATCCAAGATTTGTGGACAAATAATGTGAAACCAAGTATTATTACCACTTTTGTATTTGAATCAAAATTATGGTACCTTGCATGTTCCTAATGTGAAGTTTGGTCTGCATACTAGCTAGTTGCTTTAACCCAAATCAATATCAAGCAAACTACCATTTGTGTTCCTTTCTGTTTTAACATGTAAGATTGCATATTGCAGTTTTTGAGTACAATGCCAAGGAGCAAAATGTGGTGCAAGTGAAAACCCTCACAGAATTCAACGGCTGCAACTCAAAAGCTCCATTATCAACCTACAACTCTGGCAACGACGCTGTAGAGTTGAAGAAGGCTGGCCATTTCTTTTACATCTGTGGTCTTCCTGGGCACTGCGAGGCTGGCCAGAAAGTTGACATTAGGGTTCTTGAACCTAGCCAGGCACCTAGCCCAAGCCACTCAAGCCCTAGCCCTAGCCCTGCACCCAGCTCAAACCATTCTCACCACAATGAATCGTCCGCCCCGGTTCCATCTCCAAGTGCAAAGGCTCCTACCTCGCCTAACAAGAGCAGTGCTCTATCTGTCAAGTCTTCTAGTGGCTTGTTTATGCTTGTTGTGATGGGGGTTCTTGCTTACCTTGCTTAATTAATTGGTGTTTAATTAGGAAGATtgcttattttattagtttgtttttgtgtttatgtCAGGAACCTCCTGGTTTTCTTTGCTGTACAATCTTTTATAAGTGCAGCCTTCGAAATGAATAGCTAAAATTACTCATAAAACAAGAATTTTTGTGCCTTCAATTTCCATGATAATCACTCGATAAAAGTCATTCCCATTGTCTTCCAAGAGCTCttattctttttccctttgaaaaaaaaaaaaaacaaaaaacaaaggtgGACCAAAAAGACATCCCAAAGAGAGTTGAGAAACTCAACCTCGCCAATGTGGTTGTTACCAAGCACGATTTTGTATcatgttaaatatttttaagaaTTCAGTATCATTTGAACAAAGAATGCAGAAAATTATCAATGTATGAGCAAATCAATTTATGATATCTTCAAGGTATAAAATAAAGTTGCCTATACAAAAAAACCATTGCAGAATTTACTCAGCCAACAGCATCCATATTTGTTCTGGGTAATATAGTTTTTTCACGTTCACTTACCAATAATAGGGAGAGAATGAACtggattaatttggataaactAATCCCCTAATTAATCTAATTCATGTGGATTTTCAAGTATTTGATTACAAATCGTGATATGAAAGCcacataattttttctttggggTTTGTGTTAGTAAACGCATGGAAAACTAGGAAacggattttattttatttatttatttttttgtttttgtgaattGGGAAACCCCAGACAACACAACTACATAAAATCAACACAAATAAGACGGGGACGAGACACCCCAATCAAGTCATCAATAACTAATGAATATTTCCAACTTGgagcaaaatcaaaataacaaaCGCCAAGACC
Proteins encoded in this window:
- the LOC18768823 gene encoding ribosome-recycling factor, chloroplastic, translated to MATHFSPATPVRFFLQPTQNPPKTLLSVRDSFGGGPVCKKCQPITVNVCSWSSTVSYVGSQDGSMKFSGNPIVVKKQLLQKRAGTVRAATIEEIEAEKSLIKKDAKGRMEKTIELVRSNFNSIRTGRASPAMLDKIEVEYYGSPVGLKTIAQISSPDASSFLVQPYDKSSLKAIEKAIVSSDLGLTPNNDGEVIRLTLPQLTAERRKELSKVVAKQTEEGKVALRNIRRDALKALDKLEKDKKLSEDNVKDLSSDLQKLTDEYVKKLDTVFKQKEKELLKV
- the LOC18768529 gene encoding protein TIME FOR COFFEE isoform X2; amino-acid sequence: MERSREARRPSMAASNGFLKLRERPNNKRSMREQSTKQRRVRGDQGHESTEEGSVGYSDEQAPQLMVAHEMIGVAVPRKARSASGKRSHEYASSGNYGGAGEEESLQQLSVKAASLSFSNVSARKKMKPNGPKIRPPKSSKSSEPVEEDIEIEIAEVLGLMKQSKSSKDQDNIKNSTLNLEAKDRNVAELKDKKVEGESALMAVQDSSVSEAGVFEKSDQPEKFETCSPKSNGELCNPVHHTGCDEGASGSIESQKEDAKPFMEEGKSILPKVELSWEDLTGTKAISTGSKLESKREDMFKFDLMAPPPMEKEDLSDFASDPKPLPQDVEMMEILVKNEEKVEKYVEEAVIEKVDEKKMETSKEKFNENPNQDSDGKLQHQGKKQQPKDVVPNPKLEKIAHSSSVPLAMGSSTTLQPANSLLSQPRRKRCATHHYIAHNICLHQKVTKTNNFWPAETGSAPLRGTKPDIFKVILPAENIVVGNPMLGSLPGLNLQQSQEHEQGVSNFQGHSGNGKISEAANFTETLKRKHLAVQQAPASDGNEMHGHTITFPLGQHQASGTSNSNQSGPLKHAKSTNNASLPSHSAARTPMSSSALPTVAAVNFINPNMAAKEGPYLALNGYPFPISTHIGTTPAFRGGNPAQPVPLFNGPFYSNQMFHPSQVQQQQPHSQLQHQNTNTSSDSTPSHKQQESQKLREAQFNSNNFLTSTSVQSQQSQKQYMPPSLQSCKLEGEMNGENTASLAVSHAQKSVYGQNFAVPFQPLNFTLMPYVTLGGAGGGSGNHIEESQHGMSFASFSGNNSTGSCLNFSTMAQNPAIFQSLPDMAQQGYKVGPAPQAVQKKNHQISERKTGGGSNNADDGLKAASGKSSSSIGQRQTLVFDNSARTLNFISSPVTGSWPPRSIALTTTATNAPVDSKISSNSQQQHMFQFQLQKPHMLQQQQPAIAAKFPKNSPAFSQALVQCNSSAQAPQFSTVVSFPQQQGRSSQGQTQISFGGNHKSSLAPQRQQILTNKNQSSSSLVASSSMSTLQSHQTENSSPSGNGQMSSPACGRNLPSILSTCSSHISELKY
- the LOC18768478 gene encoding mavicyanin → MAFAKNSMLFFMVMALFGVCFGTVYKVGDSNGWTDKGSVSYKDWASTKNFVVGDTIVFEYNAKEQNVVQVKTLTEFNGCNSKAPLSTYNSGNDAVELKKAGHFFYICGLPGHCEAGQKVDIRVLEPSQAPSPSHSSPSPSPAPSSNHSHHNESSAPVPSPSAKAPTSPNKSSALSVKSSSGLFMLVVMGVLAYLA
- the LOC18768529 gene encoding protein TIME FOR COFFEE isoform X1, yielding MERSREARRPSMAASNGFLKLRERPNNKRSMREQSTKQRRVRGDQGHESTEEGSVGYSDEQAPQLMVAHEMIGVAVPRKARSASGKRSHEYASSGNYGGAGEEESLQQLSVKAASLSFSNVSARKKMKPNGPKIRPPKSSKSSEPVEEDIEIEIAEVLGLMKQSKSSKDQDNIKNSTLNLEAKDRNVAELKDKKVEGESALMAVQDSSVSEAGVFEKSDQPEKFETCSPKSNGELCNPVHHTGCDEGASGSIESQKEDAKPFMEEGKSILPKVELSWEDLTGTKAISTGSKLESKREDMFKFDLMAPPPMEKEDLSDFASDPKPLPQDVEMKMEILVKNEEKVEKYVEEAVIEKVDEKKMETSKEKFNENPNQDSDGKLQHQGKKQQPKDVVPNPKLEKIAHSSSVPLAMGSSTTLQPANSLLSQPRRKRCATHHYIAHNICLHQKVTKTNNFWPAETGSAPLRGTKPDIFKVILPAENIVVGNPMLGSLPGLNLQQSQEHEQGVSNFQGHSGNGKISEAANFTETLKRKHLAVQQAPASDGNEMHGHTITFPLGQHQASGTSNSNQSGPLKHAKSTNNASLPSHSAARTPMSSSALPTVAAVNFINPNMAAKEGPYLALNGYPFPISTHIGTTPAFRGGNPAQPVPLFNGPFYSNQMFHPSQVQQQQPHSQLQHQNTNTSSDSTPSHKQQESQKLREAQFNSNNFLTSTSVQSQQSQKQYMPPSLQSCKLEGEMNGENTASLAVSHAQKSVYGQNFAVPFQPLNFTLMPYVTLGGAGGGSGNHIEESQHGMSFASFSGNNSTGSCLNFSTMAQNPAIFQSLPDMAQQGYKVGPAPQAVQKKNHQISERKTGGGSNNADDGLKAASGKSSSSIGQRQTLVFDNSARTLNFISSPVTGSWPPRSIALTTTATNAPVDSKISSNSQQQHMFQFQLQKPHMLQQQQPAIAAKFPKNSPAFSQALVQCNSSAQAPQFSTVVSFPQQQGRSSQGQTQISFGGNHKSSLAPQRQQILTNKNQSSSSLVASSSMSTLQSHQTENSSPSGNGQMSSPACGRNLPSILSTCSSHISELKY